A genomic stretch from Chitinophaga agri includes:
- a CDS encoding outer membrane beta-barrel family protein, with the protein MKTLANVSVIMLLLLFQADSLLAQSIQGRIVTPENSPLEYVTVKLFRDSAMLQYTLSDQNGVFAFRDLPANTTYRLQCSFTGFESVDTTLGAGSAGELVITMRHSVTELKQVEINSRKPLIERKVDRLVFNVNNSMASLSGDALDVLKVTPMVMAENGALGIIGKGSVSVMVNDKMLRISGEDLAAYLRSIPSGNIESIEVITMPPSKYSAEGNSGLLNIKLKKVVNDYWSASIRSVYTQATYATGNLGLGFNYQKRKLSLSTNASMTEGSSASIERPRILYATQNWESKSNRRNYTKLYNARLQADYTMSDKLTIGAQAFYNNSRPHANDQTSTRIEGKTSGHIDSSLIGSGHQHAETENLALNLNSTYSLGKDGQRIVVDLDYYRSHNNNFRDFNSGTYGPDELPMSGREWFSRNIGDNQFRNTSLNIDVEHKIQQFEVNYGVSYSSSHNRNELSAAAVAAKTDTLFDYKDSFEFTENTGAVFVSVSRALGEKFELKGGLRIENTHTKGISNTLESTYKNDYLKLFPTFYSSYRLNDQHIFSIGYGRRIDRPAYLSLNPFERYITQYYYAVGNPYLLPSFSHNLELNYSNNNNLNLSLYTNFGNDQIAQTAIPYENSKIVVDTMQNFYNTSTVGLTAVYTFRKVSWLESNFIVTGYHRNIRQRDTSIVPNYEVYVAYFSMDNTFKISKKISSQLSFFYYSPQITGIFRRTPRYNVNVAVRYKISNKWDAAILASDILKTTQAKLHAVVNGVQQHYDNYYDTRNLRVTLSYRFGSTKVSPRQRNFMNEKEKQRAY; encoded by the coding sequence ATGAAGACTTTAGCAAACGTTTCTGTTATCATGCTGTTGTTGCTTTTCCAGGCGGATTCCCTGCTCGCTCAAAGTATTCAGGGGCGCATCGTTACCCCTGAAAATAGCCCGCTCGAATATGTCACTGTTAAGCTATTCCGGGACTCAGCGATGTTGCAGTATACCTTGTCAGATCAGAATGGTGTGTTTGCATTCAGGGACCTGCCAGCAAACACGACGTACCGCCTGCAATGCAGCTTTACCGGCTTTGAAAGCGTTGACACGACACTGGGTGCCGGTAGTGCAGGCGAACTGGTTATCACCATGCGTCATAGCGTGACCGAACTAAAACAGGTGGAAATCAATAGCAGAAAGCCCCTGATAGAACGTAAGGTGGACAGGTTGGTCTTCAATGTAAATAATAGTATGGCATCCTTAAGTGGTGATGCGCTGGACGTACTGAAAGTAACGCCAATGGTGATGGCAGAGAACGGCGCACTGGGTATAATCGGCAAGGGGAGCGTTTCGGTCATGGTCAACGACAAGATGCTGCGGATATCCGGTGAGGACCTGGCTGCCTACCTCAGAAGTATTCCATCCGGCAACATAGAAAGTATAGAGGTGATCACAATGCCGCCCTCCAAATACAGTGCGGAAGGCAATTCGGGCTTACTGAATATAAAGCTGAAAAAGGTGGTCAACGACTACTGGAGCGCTTCGATAAGGTCAGTATATACACAGGCAACTTATGCAACCGGGAACCTGGGCCTTGGCTTTAACTATCAGAAAAGAAAACTGTCCCTTTCCACAAATGCCAGCATGACCGAAGGTTCAAGTGCTTCCATAGAACGACCACGGATCCTCTATGCCACACAAAACTGGGAAAGCAAAAGTAACAGAAGAAATTATACGAAACTATATAATGCAAGGCTGCAGGCTGACTATACTATGTCGGATAAGCTTACCATTGGCGCACAGGCCTTCTACAATAACAGCCGTCCACATGCCAATGATCAGACTTCCACAAGAATAGAAGGAAAAACAAGCGGACATATAGACTCCTCTCTTATCGGAAGCGGGCACCAGCATGCTGAAACAGAAAATCTGGCATTGAACCTCAATTCAACCTATTCCCTCGGAAAGGATGGTCAGCGCATTGTCGTAGACCTGGACTATTACCGGAGCCACAATAATAACTTCAGGGATTTCAATTCAGGCACCTATGGTCCGGATGAACTACCCATGAGCGGCAGGGAATGGTTCTCCCGGAATATAGGCGATAATCAGTTCAGAAATACATCACTGAACATCGACGTTGAACATAAGATACAACAGTTTGAAGTGAATTATGGTGTAAGTTATTCCAGTTCGCATAACAGGAATGAACTATCCGCAGCAGCTGTAGCCGCAAAAACGGATACCTTGTTTGACTACAAAGACAGCTTTGAATTCACCGAGAATACAGGCGCCGTGTTCGTTTCGGTAAGCCGGGCCCTGGGCGAAAAATTTGAGCTTAAAGGTGGGCTGCGAATAGAAAACACCCATACCAAAGGTATCTCCAACACACTGGAAAGTACCTATAAGAACGACTACCTGAAGCTTTTCCCGACCTTTTACTCATCTTACAGACTGAATGACCAGCATATATTTTCAATCGGGTATGGACGCAGGATAGACCGGCCAGCTTATCTCAGTCTGAATCCTTTTGAAAGATATATCACACAGTATTATTACGCTGTAGGCAATCCTTATCTGTTACCTTCCTTTTCACACAATCTGGAGCTGAACTACTCCAATAACAATAATCTGAATTTATCCCTATATACAAACTTTGGTAACGATCAGATAGCGCAGACAGCGATACCATATGAGAACTCGAAGATAGTGGTAGATACCATGCAGAATTTCTACAACACATCCACGGTGGGCCTGACTGCTGTGTATACCTTCCGTAAGGTAAGCTGGCTCGAATCTAATTTTATCGTTACTGGCTATCACAGAAATATCAGGCAGCGAGACACATCTATCGTACCTAACTATGAAGTTTATGTGGCCTATTTCAGCATGGATAATACGTTTAAGATCAGTAAAAAGATCAGTTCACAGCTATCGTTCTTCTACTATTCACCACAGATCACCGGCATATTTCGCAGAACGCCAAGATATAACGTGAATGTGGCTGTCAGGTACAAAATCAGTAACAAGTGGGATGCTGCAATACTGGCAAGCGATATACTGAAGACCACCCAGGCAAAGCTTCATGCCGTTGTCAATGGTGTGCAGCAGCATTATGATAATTACTACGATACCAGGAACCTGAGAGTGACCTTATCTTACAGATTCGGCAGTACGAAAGTTTCGCCCAGACAAAGGAACTTCATGAATGAGAAGGAAAAGCAAAGGGCGTATTGA
- a CDS encoding GlcNAc-transferase family protein, with protein MLIFVQIAAYRDFLLGSTLRDLLEKAGRPDNLRITICHQYHPDDVFNAELDVYRADSRFNIIDVPYNESGGLCWARNLIQQQYKGEEYTLQVDSHMRFIRNWDTVLIDMLLSLQQQGYPKPVLTTYPPHFDPAGFEYEDVPPNQIIFREFDRSGVFPIGWPAQIPDWETLTGPVPARFLAGGFTFSIGAFCQEILDDPHLYFMGEEINLAVRAYTHGYDLFHPHLNITWHYYSRRESPKHWEDHAATEAVEIHAMDRLRKFFESGEQSSYYDWGVYGLGNVRSLSDYEHYAGILLCKKQVQQYTLKHLPPPNPQVYHTQEEWQESFCCCVNNVLRIPRRVFVKDDYDAATITFVANQQEVYQRSLDANDIAGMLHSQTDDCMLDISFSCSHLPDTWCLSLHSASGGWNRKVRGRMPYFVAGLGNFAIKKCHVL; from the coding sequence ATGCTAATATTTGTTCAAATCGCGGCTTACAGGGATTTCCTGCTCGGTTCCACTCTTCGGGACCTGCTGGAAAAAGCCGGTCGGCCCGATAATCTGCGCATAACGATCTGTCATCAGTACCACCCCGATGATGTTTTTAATGCTGAACTGGACGTGTACCGCGCAGACAGCCGGTTCAATATCATCGATGTCCCCTACAATGAGTCTGGCGGACTTTGCTGGGCCAGGAACCTTATACAACAGCAGTATAAAGGAGAGGAATACACGTTACAGGTTGACTCTCATATGCGGTTCATCCGGAACTGGGACACGGTATTGATAGACATGCTGTTGTCCCTGCAGCAGCAGGGTTATCCCAAACCGGTGCTGACTACTTATCCGCCTCACTTTGATCCGGCCGGCTTTGAGTACGAAGATGTACCGCCAAACCAGATCATTTTCCGGGAATTCGACAGGAGCGGCGTCTTTCCTATCGGCTGGCCAGCCCAGATCCCTGACTGGGAAACACTTACTGGTCCTGTGCCGGCACGCTTCCTTGCCGGCGGCTTCACCTTTTCGATTGGCGCCTTCTGTCAGGAGATACTCGACGACCCGCACTTATATTTCATGGGAGAAGAAATTAACCTGGCCGTCCGTGCCTATACACATGGGTATGACCTGTTCCATCCACATCTCAATATCACCTGGCACTACTATTCGAGACGGGAAAGCCCTAAGCACTGGGAGGATCATGCGGCTACCGAGGCCGTTGAAATTCATGCCATGGACAGGTTAAGGAAATTCTTTGAAAGCGGGGAACAATCATCCTATTATGACTGGGGTGTATATGGTCTCGGCAACGTACGGTCCCTGAGCGACTATGAACATTATGCCGGGATATTACTGTGCAAAAAACAGGTACAGCAATATACACTGAAGCACTTACCTCCACCCAATCCGCAGGTATACCATACGCAGGAAGAATGGCAGGAAAGTTTCTGTTGCTGTGTCAACAATGTACTGCGCATTCCCCGCCGCGTTTTCGTCAAAGATGATTATGATGCTGCCACCATCACATTTGTGGCCAATCAACAGGAAGTATATCAAAGGTCCCTGGATGCAAATGACATTGCCGGCATGCTACATTCCCAGACCGACGACTGCATGCTCGACATTAGTTTTTCCTGCAGCCATCTGCCTGACACATGGTGCCTGTCTTTACATTCCGCATCCGGCGGATGGAACAGGAAGGTCAGGGGCCGGATGCCTTACTTTGTAGCCGGTCTGGGTAACTTCGCCATTAAAAAATGTCATGTACTATAA
- a CDS encoding T9SS type A sorting domain-containing protein, giving the protein MSKHVYLVVIAWFIGVSITHGQNADQQYYNAFALQFHYKAASFVVDTPFSASAPQAFLLWSANVYQDSTKSSLSLDQFDASGNFISEHVVPQPGKGLPSLLPKKIFRMKNGQGYYLLGYVIQSTNLVNGIPVYSTPVIVRLNPLLNPVWVQKLHFSSVSTANANALIEYNDLIEAVNGDVIIAGRYSPVPAGQQINVLATRLTNGGTIVWNYQYSTNFTCNANALSLTEATDNNIILTGYVELCTNGFGGPRQALFLRLQPGGVPVTGFAYIGATTESAGTKIVKRTSIAGNDAFFISGFTDVTAATGAVNRQVLILDVRETGAIIGAFHVGDAGTEESNDLVIRDLGNQNYLLYLTGFTTSYYTAVSKEVFFLQLRYLPGTLGLVEFSTFPQTASYTERYGVEIKAAGKDRFAILANANYIISSASNTSTFTNVLIRDLSTTNQQCIKIHQPPVSSLNLSPKQLTVSPVALSFKPYAEKYTLFQKVYPKALCGQFKVNAYDALSSGVIEQRVAAPGVLPNKLAPVTRQETVSVYPNPASNYVFIQYSKPITGKVQARVFGADMRLLKTVEISDNSRKTLSLDGLPAGLYFIQVGNDSNKEIFKIMKN; this is encoded by the coding sequence ATGAGCAAACATGTCTACCTGGTTGTTATTGCCTGGTTTATTGGTGTGAGCATTACCCACGGACAAAATGCGGATCAGCAGTACTATAATGCGTTCGCATTGCAATTCCACTACAAAGCAGCAAGTTTCGTCGTAGACACGCCATTCTCTGCTTCTGCTCCGCAGGCATTTTTGTTATGGAGCGCTAATGTTTACCAGGATTCCACGAAAAGTTCTTTATCACTCGACCAGTTTGATGCCAGCGGTAATTTCATTTCCGAGCATGTGGTGCCGCAACCAGGCAAAGGGCTGCCGTCGCTGTTGCCCAAGAAGATCTTCCGGATGAAGAACGGTCAGGGTTACTATCTGTTAGGTTATGTGATCCAGTCCACTAACCTGGTCAATGGCATCCCTGTGTATTCGACGCCGGTAATCGTTCGTCTGAATCCGCTACTGAACCCTGTCTGGGTACAGAAGCTGCATTTCAGCTCAGTGAGCACTGCCAACGCGAATGCGCTCATTGAGTACAATGATCTGATCGAGGCAGTGAATGGGGATGTGATCATTGCAGGGCGTTACAGTCCCGTGCCAGCCGGTCAGCAGATCAATGTGCTGGCGACGCGTCTCACCAATGGTGGTACCATCGTATGGAACTACCAGTACTCGACTAACTTCACCTGTAACGCAAATGCGTTGTCGCTGACAGAGGCGACTGATAACAACATTATCCTGACAGGTTATGTAGAGCTGTGTACCAATGGATTTGGTGGTCCCCGTCAGGCACTTTTCCTCCGTCTTCAGCCTGGCGGTGTGCCGGTTACCGGTTTCGCCTATATTGGCGCTACTACGGAATCGGCAGGTACCAAGATCGTGAAGCGTACCAGCATTGCGGGTAATGATGCCTTCTTTATATCCGGTTTTACGGATGTTACAGCAGCTACAGGTGCGGTGAACAGGCAGGTACTGATACTGGACGTCAGGGAAACGGGCGCCATCATAGGGGCTTTCCATGTAGGCGATGCCGGTACAGAGGAGTCTAATGATCTTGTTATCCGCGATCTGGGTAATCAGAACTATCTGCTTTACCTGACAGGGTTCACCACCAGTTACTACACTGCTGTGAGTAAAGAGGTGTTCTTCCTGCAACTGCGCTATCTGCCTGGTACGCTCGGGCTTGTGGAGTTCAGTACTTTTCCGCAAACGGCCAGCTATACGGAGCGGTATGGTGTGGAAATAAAAGCTGCCGGCAAAGACAGGTTTGCGATATTGGCCAACGCCAACTACATCATTAGTAGCGCCAGCAATACCAGTACATTCACCAATGTACTTATCCGTGATCTATCCACCACTAACCAGCAGTGTATAAAAATACACCAGCCACCGGTAAGTAGCCTGAACCTGAGTCCTAAACAGCTCACGGTATCACCGGTCGCACTTTCATTTAAACCGTATGCAGAGAAGTATACACTATTCCAGAAGGTATATCCGAAGGCACTCTGTGGTCAATTTAAGGTAAATGCATATGATGCACTCAGCAGTGGTGTGATAGAACAGCGGGTGGCTGCACCTGGTGTCCTGCCAAACAAGCTGGCGCCGGTGACCAGACAGGAGACAGTGAGTGTCTATCCGAATCCGGCCAGCAACTACGTATTTATCCAATACAGCAAGCCTATCACCGGTAAGGTGCAGGCGCGCGTATTTGGTGCAGATATGCGTTTGCTGAAAACGGTAGAGATCAGTGACAACAGCAGGAAGACATTGTCACTGGATGGCCTGCCAGCCGGTTTGTATTTTATACAGGTTGGTAATGACAGTAATAAAGAGATCTTTAAAATAATGAAGAACTAA
- a CDS encoding LLM class flavin-dependent oxidoreductase: MSGSAGQEKDTINMEQRHIAYSILELALVPKGSTIKQALNNSLVLAKEAEALHYRRFWFAEHHNADHLGSNAPSLLAGYIADNTQSIRVGSGGIMLPNHSPLVIAEQFGTLAHLYPGRIDLGLGRAPGTDQQTAHAIRSDFMQAAHSFPQEVSKIQQYFSTDNKTSKVRATIAEGTNVPLYILGSSTDSAHLAAQKGLPYAFASHFATTHLLNALRIYREEFRPSASLEHPYTIAGVNIFVADTDEEAEMLFTSLVRMFIGVLTGVSDALQPPAEMTEDLRNTMGHPALSQMLKYSFFGSKETVKKQISQFLDETKVDELICVSPTYAIEDRLKSIRLFAEVMNEINGNK, from the coding sequence ATGTCAGGATCTGCGGGACAGGAAAAAGATACGATCAATATGGAGCAGAGACACATCGCATATTCTATTTTGGAGCTGGCGCTGGTGCCGAAAGGAAGCACCATAAAACAGGCATTGAACAACTCGCTGGTATTAGCGAAGGAAGCGGAAGCATTGCATTATCGCCGGTTCTGGTTTGCAGAACATCATAATGCGGATCACCTTGGCAGCAATGCACCTTCGCTGCTGGCAGGGTATATAGCGGATAATACGCAATCTATCAGGGTGGGCTCAGGCGGGATCATGCTGCCTAACCACTCGCCCTTAGTCATTGCAGAGCAATTCGGCACATTAGCACACTTATATCCGGGCCGTATTGATCTGGGCCTGGGAAGAGCTCCAGGTACCGATCAGCAGACCGCTCATGCGATCCGGTCAGATTTCATGCAGGCGGCACATTCATTTCCGCAGGAGGTAAGTAAAATACAGCAGTATTTTTCCACGGACAATAAGACCTCAAAGGTGAGGGCCACCATTGCAGAAGGAACCAATGTACCACTCTACATATTAGGATCAAGCACAGACAGCGCTCACCTGGCTGCGCAGAAGGGATTACCTTATGCCTTTGCAAGCCACTTCGCGACCACACATTTACTAAATGCACTGAGGATCTACAGGGAAGAATTCAGGCCATCTGCATCACTTGAACATCCGTATACCATAGCGGGGGTGAATATTTTCGTTGCCGATACGGACGAAGAAGCGGAGATGCTTTTCACCTCATTGGTGAGGATGTTCATTGGTGTACTTACAGGTGTAAGCGATGCGTTGCAACCGCCGGCTGAAATGACGGAGGATCTCCGGAATACAATGGGGCATCCGGCATTGAGTCAGATGCTGAAATACTCCTTCTTCGGCAGTAAAGAGACGGTGAAAAAGCAGATCAGTCAGTTCCTCGATGAAACGAAAGTAGATGAACTTATCTGTGTGTCTCCGACCTATGCTATTGAAGACAGGTTGAAGTCGATCCGGTTGTTTGCTGAGGTAATGAATGAGATAAACGGGAATAAATAG
- a CDS encoding glycosyltransferase yields MVAPVIHQVLLTDITNSTIWRCVTSWNKMKHYGFGIKQWDYLTTRDFIATHYPLALAPFLQARNFAEASDIARYLIVYHYSGYYVDWDVELVSSADYHHLISGMPHGYLLVDPVNDTYAAECFAAEQGEPYLKALVDDIISVFHTQQLPKTPQYTGPFRMKETMKKSQTRQQVVVVKDMFEFDYQEARNLYQRAVTKPLIHYWLHTWL; encoded by the coding sequence ATGGTGGCACCTGTTATTCATCAGGTTCTGTTAACTGATATCACTAACTCCACGATCTGGAGATGCGTGACTTCCTGGAACAAAATGAAGCACTACGGTTTCGGGATAAAGCAATGGGACTATCTTACCACCCGGGATTTTATTGCTACACATTACCCGCTGGCACTCGCTCCGTTCCTGCAGGCAAGGAACTTTGCAGAAGCATCAGATATTGCGAGGTATCTGATCGTTTACCACTACTCCGGTTACTATGTGGACTGGGATGTGGAACTCGTCAGCTCAGCAGATTATCATCATCTCATCAGTGGAATGCCCCATGGGTATTTACTGGTAGACCCGGTAAATGATACATATGCTGCTGAATGCTTTGCAGCTGAGCAGGGAGAGCCTTATCTGAAAGCCCTGGTAGATGATATCATCAGTGTTTTCCATACACAGCAGCTTCCGAAGACGCCACAGTATACAGGCCCCTTCAGAATGAAGGAGACGATGAAAAAAAGCCAGACCAGACAACAGGTCGTGGTAGTGAAAGATATGTTTGAATTCGACTATCAGGAAGCACGGAACCTGTACCAGCGTGCTGTTACCAAACCGCTGATTCACTATTGGCTGCACACGTGGCTATAA
- a CDS encoding FecR family protein has translation MANEHANIRIRELSRKLMEGTISPKEEEELTRWLNHDDGETLDIPADFAASREIHEKRIKKAISDRIRPNRTQRRLIITSAAAAVLLVAMIAYQLFTPSAIVDKKTSIAVTDPLPAGNKAVLTLGNGDQVILDDMATGARLDQAIKEDSGMLSYQHTTSATVQINTLATPRGGKFTITLPDGTRVWLNAASKLTYPTAFDKNERTVELVGQAYFEVAQMANQPFHVKAGGLHIKVLGTSFDIMAYPDEKHINTTLVTGSVQVINGLAIKQLKPQQQAVADLNTGTLAVKTGNIDKTLAWKNGLFIFNDADFEGVLREISRWYDIEFINLAGNSNELYGGSISRNAKLSDVLKLLSTASSLHFKTEGRQVTILP, from the coding sequence ATGGCCAACGAACATGCTAACATACGTATCCGGGAACTCTCCCGTAAGCTAATGGAAGGTACGATCTCCCCAAAAGAGGAGGAAGAACTGACCCGGTGGCTGAACCACGACGATGGTGAGACGCTGGATATTCCCGCTGATTTTGCCGCCAGCCGGGAGATCCACGAAAAACGCATTAAAAAGGCCATTTCCGACAGGATCAGACCCAATAGGACACAAAGACGCCTGATCATTACTTCAGCCGCCGCAGCGGTCTTATTGGTCGCAATGATCGCATATCAGCTATTCACTCCCTCCGCCATTGTTGATAAAAAGACCAGCATCGCTGTAACGGACCCGCTGCCTGCCGGCAACAAGGCCGTACTTACGCTCGGGAATGGCGACCAGGTCATACTGGATGATATGGCAACCGGCGCGCGGCTCGATCAGGCCATTAAAGAAGACAGTGGCATGCTCTCCTATCAGCATACCACCTCCGCCACTGTGCAGATCAATACACTTGCTACCCCACGGGGCGGAAAATTCACCATCACGTTACCGGATGGCACCCGTGTATGGCTGAACGCTGCCAGTAAACTGACCTACCCCACTGCGTTTGACAAAAACGAAAGAACGGTGGAACTGGTCGGCCAGGCATATTTCGAAGTGGCACAGATGGCCAATCAGCCCTTTCATGTGAAAGCGGGCGGATTACATATCAAGGTACTGGGCACCAGTTTCGATATTATGGCCTATCCTGATGAAAAGCATATTAACACCACACTTGTCACCGGCAGCGTACAGGTGATCAACGGCCTTGCAATAAAACAACTAAAACCTCAGCAACAGGCGGTTGCTGATCTGAATACAGGGACACTCGCTGTGAAAACAGGTAACATAGACAAAACGCTGGCCTGGAAAAATGGCCTTTTCATTTTCAACGACGCAGACTTTGAAGGAGTCCTCAGGGAGATCTCCCGATGGTACGATATTGAATTTATCAATCTGGCAGGAAATAGCAACGAACTATATGGGGGAAGTATCAGCAGAAATGCAAAGTTATCGGATGTATTAAAACTACTGTCAACAGCCAGCTCACTGCATTTTAAAACCGAAGGACGACAGGTGACCATTTTGCCTTAA
- a CDS encoding MBL fold metallo-hydrolase, whose translation MKTQQHFIDRRNFLSSVGVLAGAFMLSPKSVFAQSESPVTMIIGEAKKSPVVATKLRGNLTLLDGSGGNIILAAGKEGNLLVDAGIDVSKDKMKAQINAINQAPLQYLINTHWHFDHASGNEWVHQEGAKIIAHTNTRKRLSQTVRVDDWNYTFPPAPAGALPTTVFEKEHTLKFDGETIRLWHYAPAHTDSDISVYFPDADVLHVADTWWNGYYPFIDYNTGGSIAGMIKAANHNISVTTDKTLIVPGHGPVGDKKQLTAYRDMLVAINEKVIKLKKSGMSMKEVVAAKPTRDFDAQWGNFVIGPDFFTKLVYKGITV comes from the coding sequence ATGAAAACACAACAACATTTTATAGACCGCAGGAATTTCCTTTCCTCCGTGGGCGTGCTGGCCGGCGCCTTCATGCTGTCCCCGAAATCGGTATTCGCACAGTCTGAAAGCCCGGTGACAATGATCATCGGCGAAGCTAAAAAGTCGCCTGTTGTAGCTACCAAACTGCGTGGTAACCTCACCTTACTAGATGGCTCGGGGGGCAATATTATCCTGGCTGCCGGCAAGGAAGGCAATCTGCTGGTAGATGCAGGAATAGATGTGTCAAAAGATAAAATGAAAGCACAGATCAACGCTATTAACCAGGCCCCTTTACAATACCTGATCAACACTCACTGGCATTTTGATCATGCCAGTGGCAACGAGTGGGTACACCAGGAAGGCGCTAAGATCATTGCACATACCAACACGCGCAAGCGGCTCTCGCAAACCGTCCGGGTAGATGACTGGAATTACACCTTCCCTCCTGCCCCTGCCGGCGCTCTTCCCACTACTGTATTCGAAAAAGAACATACGCTGAAATTCGATGGAGAAACCATCCGGTTATGGCACTATGCACCTGCACATACTGACTCGGATATTTCGGTATATTTCCCTGATGCAGATGTGTTACATGTGGCCGACACCTGGTGGAACGGCTACTATCCTTTTATAGACTATAACACCGGCGGAAGTATTGCGGGCATGATCAAAGCAGCCAATCATAATATCAGCGTCACTACCGACAAAACATTGATCGTTCCCGGGCATGGACCGGTAGGCGATAAAAAACAACTCACCGCATACAGGGACATGCTGGTGGCGATCAATGAAAAAGTGATCAAGCTGAAGAAAAGTGGTATGTCAATGAAAGAAGTAGTAGCGGCTAAACCAACGCGTGACTTCGATGCACAGTGGGGTAATTTCGTTATCGGACCAGACTTCTTCACGAAACTGGTATATAAAGGTATTACCGTATAA
- a CDS encoding 2Fe-2S iron-sulfur cluster-binding protein, translated as MSTVYKLTLVNDKKGLNLTIDVADGTSILNAAADADVTLPFLCRTGDCSSCVCKLSSGSVRHTPQTVLSETELNEGYMLACSAYITSDSVISTHKEKELAKYRKGI; from the coding sequence ATGTCAACAGTTTATAAGTTAACGCTCGTCAATGATAAAAAGGGGCTCAATCTGACGATTGACGTAGCCGATGGAACATCTATTCTGAATGCCGCAGCAGATGCGGATGTTACACTACCGTTCCTTTGTCGCACAGGCGATTGCTCCAGCTGTGTATGCAAGCTTTCCTCAGGCTCCGTACGACACACGCCACAAACCGTACTAAGTGAAACTGAACTGAATGAAGGCTACATGCTTGCCTGCTCCGCCTACATCACTTCAGATAGTGTCATTTCCACACATAAAGAGAAAGAACTGGCAAAGTACAGAAAGGGTATATGA